A region of Cellulophaga sp. RHA19 DNA encodes the following proteins:
- the ilvA gene encoding threonine ammonia-lyase IlvA — translation MNYFPNIENIRKAADTISAVADTTPLLESIRYSKLFNTNILLKREDLHRVRSYKIRGAYNKISSLSNEERKKGVVCASAGNHAQGVAFACNHLGIKGTIYMPSVTPKQKVEQTEMFGGDWVTIVLEGDTFDDSSKAALQFCEEHQKVFVHPFNDPKTIEGQATVGLEAIHQSKKTIDYIFVAIGGGGLAAGLCGVFKALSPTTKIIGVEPAGAPSMKTSIENGVNTQLTQIDKFVDGAAVQRVGDLTFEICKEYLDAVITVPEGKVCQTILDLYNRDAIVVEPAGALTIAALDQYAKQIEGKNVVCVVSGSNNDITRTAEIKERALLFANLKHYFIVRFPQRPGALKEFVAEILGPTDDITHFEYSKKSSKENAPAVVGIELKTPEDLEPLITRMKENNFFGDYLNNKPDLFQYLV, via the coding sequence ATGAATTATTTTCCTAATATAGAAAACATACGCAAAGCAGCTGATACAATAAGTGCAGTTGCAGATACAACACCATTATTAGAGAGTATTCGCTACTCTAAATTATTTAACACAAATATCCTTTTAAAAAGAGAAGATTTACACAGAGTCAGATCTTATAAAATTAGAGGAGCATATAATAAAATTAGCTCTTTAAGTAATGAGGAAAGAAAAAAAGGAGTTGTTTGTGCAAGTGCAGGTAACCACGCTCAAGGTGTAGCTTTTGCGTGTAATCATTTAGGAATTAAAGGCACAATTTATATGCCTTCTGTTACACCAAAGCAAAAGGTAGAACAAACAGAAATGTTTGGTGGAGATTGGGTTACTATTGTTTTAGAAGGCGACACTTTTGACGATTCTTCTAAAGCAGCTCTTCAGTTTTGTGAAGAGCACCAAAAGGTATTTGTACACCCTTTTAATGATCCAAAAACTATAGAAGGCCAAGCTACAGTTGGCTTAGAAGCCATTCATCAATCTAAAAAAACAATAGACTATATTTTTGTAGCTATTGGTGGTGGTGGTTTAGCTGCTGGTTTGTGTGGTGTTTTTAAAGCGTTATCTCCTACTACTAAAATTATAGGAGTAGAGCCTGCTGGTGCACCATCTATGAAAACTAGTATAGAAAATGGAGTAAATACCCAACTTACACAAATTGATAAATTTGTTGATGGTGCTGCAGTACAACGTGTGGGCGATTTAACTTTTGAGATTTGTAAAGAGTATTTAGATGCTGTTATTACAGTGCCAGAAGGTAAAGTATGTCAAACTATTTTAGACTTGTATAACAGAGATGCTATTGTTGTAGAACCTGCGGGAGCTTTAACTATTGCAGCCTTAGACCAATATGCAAAACAAATAGAAGGTAAAAATGTGGTTTGTGTTGTAAGCGGTAGTAATAACGATATTACTAGAACTGCAGAAATAAAAGAACGTGCTTTGTTATTTGCAAATTTAAAGCACTACTTTATTGTTCGTTTTCCGCAACGCCCTGGAGCCTTAAAAGAGTTTGTTGCAGAAATTTTAGGTCCAACAGATGATATTACTCATTTTGAATATTCTAAAAAATCGAGCAAAGAAAATGCACCTGCTGTAGTTGGTATAGAGTTGAAAACTCCTGAGGATTTAGAACCATTAATTACTAGAATGAAAGAAAATAATTTCTTTGGAGACTACTTAAATAATAAGCCAGATTTGTTTCAATATCTAGTATAA
- the ilvC gene encoding ketol-acid reductoisomerase, protein MSNYFNTLSLRDKLTQLGKCRFMDTTEFSDGVTALKGKKIVIIGCGAQGLNQGLNMRDSGLDISYALRDAAIQEKRASYKNASENGFTVGNYQDLIPTADLVINLTPDKQHTNVVNTVMPLMKNGATLSYSHGFNIVEEGTQVRKDLTVIMVAPKSPGSEVREEYKRGFGVPTLIAVHPENDPEGKGLAQAKAYAAGTGGHKAGVLESSFVAEVKSDLMGEQTILCGLLQTGSILCFDKMVAEGVDAGYASKLIQYGWETVTEGLKYGGITNMMDRLSNPAKIKAFELAEELKDIMRPLFQKHMDDIMEGEFSKTMMEDWANGDKNLLDWRAATGETNFEKTPAGDVEISEQEFYDNGVLMIAMVRAGVELAFEAMTDSGIIAESAYYESLHETPLIANTIARKKLFEMNRVISDTAEYGCYLFDHACKPLLKDFMAKVDTSVIGKPYAADAGNGVDNAKLIAVNKALREHPVEIVGARLRASMTAMKPIV, encoded by the coding sequence ATGTCAAATTATTTTAACACCTTATCACTAAGAGACAAATTAACTCAGTTGGGTAAATGTAGATTTATGGATACTACAGAATTCTCTGATGGTGTAACAGCCTTAAAAGGCAAAAAAATAGTAATTATTGGCTGTGGAGCACAAGGTTTAAACCAAGGACTAAATATGAGAGATTCTGGTTTAGATATTTCTTATGCTTTGCGTGATGCTGCTATACAAGAAAAAAGAGCATCGTACAAAAATGCATCAGAAAACGGATTTACAGTAGGTAACTACCAAGATTTAATACCAACGGCAGATTTAGTAATTAACCTTACTCCAGATAAACAACATACAAATGTTGTGAACACTGTAATGCCATTAATGAAAAATGGAGCTACGTTATCGTATTCTCACGGTTTTAATATTGTTGAAGAAGGTACACAAGTACGTAAAGATTTAACTGTAATAATGGTTGCTCCTAAATCTCCAGGTTCAGAGGTGCGTGAAGAATATAAAAGAGGTTTTGGTGTACCAACATTAATTGCGGTACATCCAGAGAACGATCCAGAAGGTAAAGGTTTGGCACAAGCTAAAGCGTATGCAGCAGGTACAGGCGGTCATAAGGCTGGTGTTTTAGAGTCTTCTTTTGTTGCCGAAGTAAAATCAGATTTAATGGGAGAGCAAACTATTTTATGTGGTTTGTTACAAACAGGTTCTATTCTTTGTTTTGATAAAATGGTAGCAGAAGGCGTAGATGCTGGTTATGCTTCTAAATTAATTCAATACGGATGGGAAACTGTTACAGAAGGTCTTAAATATGGTGGTATTACTAATATGATGGATCGTTTGTCTAATCCTGCAAAAATAAAAGCATTTGAATTAGCTGAAGAGTTAAAAGATATAATGCGTCCGTTATTCCAAAAACATATGGATGATATTATGGAAGGTGAGTTTTCTAAAACAATGATGGAGGACTGGGCCAATGGCGACAAAAACTTGTTAGATTGGCGTGCAGCTACAGGAGAAACTAACTTTGAAAAAACACCTGCTGGTGATGTAGAAATTTCTGAGCAAGAATTTTATGATAACGGCGTGTTAATGATTGCAATGGTTAGAGCAGGAGTAGAGCTTGCTTTTGAGGCTATGACAGATTCTGGTATTATTGCAGAATCTGCATACTATGAGTCGTTGCATGAAACACCACTTATTGCAAATACAATTGCCCGTAAAAAGTTATTTGAAATGAATAGAGTAATTTCTGATACAGCTGAATATGGTTGTTATTTATTTGACCATGCTTGTAAACCTCTATTAAAAGATTTTATGGCTAAAGTAGATACTTCTGTTATTGGAAAACCATATGCTGCAGACGCAGGTAATGGTGTAGATAATGCTAAATTAATTGCTGTGAACAAGGCATTAAGAGAGCATCCGGTAGAAATTGTTGGTGCTAGATTAAGAGCGTCTATGACTGCAATGAAACCTATTGTATAA
- the ilvN gene encoding acetolactate synthase small subunit yields the protein MENNWYTISVYSENNVGLLNRISGIFLKRHINIEALNVSKSEINSVSKFTIVVNTTEQWVINIVGQIEKQVEVIKAYYHCDDDIIYQESALFKIKSDLLFDEREIQNIIKENNSQIVTVARDFFVLSKSGKRDEINKMHDQLEPYGIMQFVRSGRIAVSKAEMRISSLLEEFQHN from the coding sequence ATGGAAAATAATTGGTATACCATATCGGTTTATTCTGAAAACAACGTTGGATTGTTAAATAGAATATCAGGCATATTTTTAAAAAGGCACATCAATATAGAAGCTTTAAATGTATCAAAATCAGAGATCAATAGCGTTTCTAAATTTACAATTGTTGTAAATACAACAGAGCAATGGGTCATAAATATTGTTGGTCAAATAGAAAAACAAGTAGAGGTAATTAAAGCATATTACCATTGTGATGATGATATTATTTATCAAGAGTCTGCTTTGTTTAAAATAAAATCAGATTTATTGTTTGATGAGCGAGAGATTCAAAACATTATCAAAGAAAATAACTCACAAATAGTTACTGTTGCACGCGATTTTTTTGTGCTTTCTAAGTCCGGAAAAAGAGACGAAATTAATAAAATGCATGACCAACTAGAACCTTATGGTATTATGCAGTTTGTACGTTCTGGTAGAATTGCAGTGAGTAAAGCAGAAATGCGAATTAGTAGCTTATTAGAAGAATTTCAACATAATTAA
- the ilvB gene encoding biosynthetic-type acetolactate synthase large subunit translates to METVKEKKTTSKNKKTIKISGAEAIIHCLLAEGVDLIYGYPGGAIMPVYDELYKFQDKLTHILTRHEQGATHAAQGYARVSGKVGVAMATSGPGATNLVTGLADAQIDSTPMVCITGQVPRHLLGTDAFQETDIIGISTPVTKWNYQVTKAEEIPEILAKAFYIARSGRPGPVLVDITKNAQFEEFDFSYEACVGVRSYNPFPKIDTAKVEAAAALINSAKKPLIVFGQGVILGKAEKELKAVIEKTGVPAAWTILGVAALDSEHPLNVGMVGMHGNYAPNVLTNECDVLIAIGMRFDDRVTGNLDSYAKQAKIIHFDIDPAEINKNVPTDVAVLGNAKDSLEALLPLLNDNKHTNWHNKFKDMYQVEYDTVIKKDIKPTKEKLTMGEVIEQVNLASQNSAVIVSDVGQHQMIACRYAKFNQTKSNITSGGLGTMGFALPAAIGAKMGAMDREVVAVIGDGGYQMTIQELGVIFQHNVPVKIIVLNNDHLGMVRQWQELFFDKRYASTVMVNPDFVKIAEGYHIKSKRVSERSELKSTIEEMLASKDPYFLEVKVEKEDNVFPMIPSGASVSDVRLK, encoded by the coding sequence ATGGAAACAGTAAAAGAAAAAAAGACGACATCAAAAAACAAAAAGACCATAAAAATAAGTGGAGCAGAGGCAATTATACATTGTTTATTAGCTGAAGGTGTAGATTTAATTTATGGTTATCCTGGCGGTGCAATTATGCCCGTTTATGATGAATTATACAAATTTCAAGATAAATTAACGCACATTTTAACGCGTCACGAGCAAGGAGCTACACATGCTGCGCAAGGATATGCAAGAGTTTCTGGTAAAGTAGGTGTTGCTATGGCAACTTCTGGTCCTGGAGCAACAAATTTAGTTACAGGTTTAGCAGATGCTCAAATAGATTCTACTCCAATGGTTTGTATTACAGGCCAAGTTCCAAGACATTTATTAGGTACAGATGCTTTTCAAGAAACAGATATTATTGGTATCTCTACTCCGGTTACAAAGTGGAATTATCAAGTTACAAAAGCAGAAGAAATTCCAGAGATATTAGCTAAAGCATTTTACATTGCTAGATCTGGGAGACCAGGTCCTGTATTAGTAGATATTACAAAAAATGCTCAGTTTGAGGAGTTCGATTTTAGTTATGAAGCTTGTGTTGGTGTTCGTAGTTACAATCCGTTTCCTAAAATAGATACAGCAAAGGTTGAAGCTGCTGCGGCACTAATTAACTCTGCTAAAAAGCCATTAATAGTATTTGGACAAGGTGTTATTTTGGGTAAAGCAGAAAAAGAACTTAAAGCTGTAATAGAAAAAACAGGAGTACCTGCTGCTTGGACAATTTTGGGCGTTGCTGCTTTAGATAGCGAACATCCTTTAAATGTTGGTATGGTAGGTATGCATGGTAATTATGCGCCAAATGTTTTAACTAATGAGTGTGATGTTTTAATTGCTATAGGTATGCGTTTTGATGATCGTGTAACTGGTAATTTAGATAGTTACGCTAAACAGGCTAAAATTATACACTTTGATATAGATCCTGCAGAAATAAACAAAAACGTTCCTACAGATGTAGCTGTATTGGGTAATGCTAAAGATAGTTTAGAGGCATTACTTCCTCTTTTAAATGATAACAAACATACTAATTGGCACAATAAGTTTAAAGACATGTATCAAGTAGAGTATGATACAGTTATAAAAAAAGATATTAAGCCAACTAAAGAGAAGCTCACAATGGGCGAGGTTATAGAACAGGTAAATCTGGCTTCCCAAAACAGTGCTGTTATAGTTAGTGATGTTGGTCAACACCAAATGATAGCCTGTAGATATGCAAAATTTAACCAAACAAAAAGTAATATTACATCTGGTGGTTTAGGTACAATGGGCTTTGCTTTACCTGCAGCTATAGGAGCTAAAATGGGAGCTATGGATAGGGAAGTAGTTGCTGTTATTGGTGATGGTGGTTATCAAATGACAATACAAGAACTTGGTGTTATTTTTCAGCATAACGTGCCTGTTAAAATTATTGTTTTAAATAACGATCATTTAGGTATGGTACGCCAATGGCAAGAGTTATTTTTTGACAAAAGATATGCATCTACTGTAATGGTAAATCCAGATTTTGTAAAAATAGCAGAAGGCTATCATATTAAATCTAAGCGTGTTAGTGAGCGTAGTGAGTTAAAATCTACTATAGAAGAAATGTTAGCATCTAAAGATCCATATTTTTTAGAAGTTAAGGTAGAGAAAGAGGATAATGTATTTCCTATGATTCCCTCGGGAGCTTCAGTATCAGACGTTAGATTAAAATAA
- the ilvD gene encoding dihydroxy-acid dehydratase, giving the protein MELNKYSKNVTQDPTQPAAQAMLYGIGFKDEDFSKPIVGIASTGYEGNPCNMHLNDLAKEVKEGVNTNESVGLIFNTIGVSDGISMGTPGMRFSLPSRDIIADSMETVVQGMSYDGLVTVVGCDKNMPGALMAMIRLNRPSILVYGGTIASGCHNDRKLDIVSAFEAWGEKVAGTMQQEEFGCIIKKAIPGAGACGGMYTANTMASAIEALGMSLPYNSSNPATGKEKKQECIDAGKQMYYLLKKDIKPLDIVTRKSLENAIRLVTIMGGSTNAVLHFLAIARAADIDFTLQDFQKISDTTPFIADLKPSGKYLMEDVHRIGGIPAVLKYLLENGLLHGDCLTVTGKTLAENLENVPSLIEGQDVIRPLENPIKATGHLRMLYGNLAENGSVAKITGKEGLLFKGTAKVFNSEYDANDGIRDGKVKKGDVVVIRYEGPKGGPGMPEMLKPTAAIMGAGLGKDVALITDGRFSGGTHGFVVGHIAPEAQDGGTIALVRDGDVITIDAETNAINVDITSEELAKRKAAWVAPELKFKKGVLYKYARSVSSAAQGCVTDEF; this is encoded by the coding sequence ATGGAGTTAAATAAGTATAGTAAGAACGTAACACAAGATCCAACACAACCAGCAGCACAAGCTATGTTGTACGGGATAGGCTTTAAAGATGAAGACTTTAGTAAACCAATTGTGGGTATTGCAAGTACTGGTTATGAAGGTAACCCGTGTAATATGCATTTAAATGACTTAGCTAAAGAGGTAAAAGAAGGTGTTAATACAAACGAATCTGTTGGTTTAATTTTTAATACAATTGGTGTTAGTGATGGTATATCTATGGGAACTCCTGGTATGCGCTTCTCTTTACCATCTAGAGATATTATAGCAGACTCTATGGAGACTGTTGTACAAGGTATGTCTTATGACGGTTTAGTTACCGTTGTTGGTTGTGATAAAAATATGCCTGGTGCTTTAATGGCAATGATACGTTTAAATAGACCATCTATTTTAGTTTATGGAGGTACTATTGCCTCTGGTTGTCATAACGATAGAAAGTTAGATATTGTTTCTGCTTTTGAGGCTTGGGGAGAAAAGGTTGCAGGTACAATGCAGCAAGAAGAGTTTGGTTGTATTATTAAAAAAGCTATTCCTGGTGCTGGTGCTTGTGGCGGAATGTACACAGCAAATACAATGGCATCTGCAATAGAAGCTTTAGGAATGTCTTTACCTTATAATTCTTCTAATCCTGCAACAGGTAAAGAAAAAAAACAAGAGTGTATAGATGCAGGTAAACAAATGTATTACTTGCTAAAAAAGGATATTAAACCGTTAGATATAGTTACTAGAAAATCGTTAGAAAACGCTATTCGTTTGGTAACAATTATGGGAGGATCTACAAATGCTGTATTGCATTTTTTAGCTATTGCAAGAGCAGCAGATATAGACTTTACTCTTCAAGATTTTCAAAAAATTAGTGACACTACACCTTTTATCGCAGATCTAAAACCTAGTGGTAAATATTTAATGGAAGATGTACACCGTATTGGTGGTATACCAGCGGTATTAAAATACTTATTAGAAAACGGATTATTACATGGAGATTGTTTAACTGTTACAGGTAAAACGCTAGCAGAAAACTTAGAAAATGTACCAAGTTTAATAGAAGGTCAAGATGTTATTCGTCCTCTAGAAAATCCAATAAAAGCAACTGGTCACTTACGTATGTTATATGGTAATTTGGCAGAAAATGGTTCTGTAGCAAAAATTACAGGCAAAGAAGGTTTACTATTTAAAGGTACTGCAAAGGTTTTTAATAGTGAGTATGATGCTAATGATGGTATTAGAGACGGAAAAGTTAAAAAAGGAGATGTAGTCGTCATTAGGTATGAAGGGCCAAAAGGAGGTCCAGGAATGCCAGAAATGCTTAAACCTACAGCAGCTATTATGGGTGCTGGTCTAGGTAAAGACGTAGCTTTAATTACAGATGGTCGTTTTTCTGGTGGTACACACGGTTTTGTAGTTGGTCATATTGCGCCAGAAGCTCAAGACGGTGGTACAATTGCACTTGTTAGAGATGGTGATGTAATTACTATAGATGCAGAAACAAATGCTATTAATGTAGACATAACTTCAGAAGAATTAGCAAAGCGTAAAGCTGCTTGGGTAGCACCAGAATTAAAATTTAAAAAAGGTGTATTGTATAAATATGCACGTTCAGTATCATCTGCTGCACAGGGTTGTGTAACTGATGAATTTTAA
- a CDS encoding DUF4249 domain-containing protein, whose protein sequence is MIKNIIKHYKSLFVFLLATFLLAGCIEEFSPVTKDYDSILVVEAVLTDEYKYQKIKLSRTFKFEEDGAKSEEGATVTILDDLNNEYSFSELESGEYVSDMAFKAENIAYVLHIKTAKGKEYKSTPSFLSTGSGIDKVSVKKTTNSNLEEGVSIMVDVNEASGEVKYYRYEYEETHKIIAPWFRKRKAVIVSEEPPQIKIEYFNDETGKVCFSTKKSNSLIIGSTEELSAGQLVNFPVRFIDRNDYKILNRYTVLVKQYIISREAHTFYQTLENFSSSEGLFSQIQPGLLKGNIESINDENEKVVGFFEASSVSSKRIFFEYKDIFTDKSSTAKYPYSCSFIAPADARKVIEILKNNSYTWVTDEPEPCTNEFCPYGDIENGPNVYVKVECGDCTVFSSSIVPDFWED, encoded by the coding sequence ATGATAAAAAACATTATAAAACATTATAAATCTTTGTTCGTTTTTTTACTAGCTACCTTTTTATTAGCAGGTTGTATAGAGGAGTTTTCTCCAGTAACCAAAGACTATGACAGCATATTAGTTGTAGAAGCTGTTTTAACAGACGAGTACAAGTATCAGAAAATAAAATTAAGTAGAACTTTTAAATTTGAAGAGGACGGAGCTAAAAGCGAAGAAGGAGCTACTGTTACTATTTTAGATGATTTAAATAATGAATATAGTTTTAGTGAGCTAGAGTCAGGAGAATATGTGTCTGATATGGCTTTTAAAGCAGAAAATATAGCTTATGTATTACATATAAAAACAGCTAAAGGTAAAGAATATAAATCTACTCCTAGCTTTTTAAGTACAGGTAGTGGTATAGATAAAGTATCTGTTAAAAAAACAACTAACTCTAATTTAGAAGAAGGTGTTTCTATAATGGTAGATGTTAATGAAGCTTCAGGAGAAGTAAAGTATTACAGATATGAGTATGAAGAGACACATAAAATTATAGCACCTTGGTTTAGAAAGAGAAAAGCTGTTATTGTTTCAGAAGAACCACCTCAAATAAAAATTGAATATTTTAATGATGAAACGGGCAAAGTTTGTTTTAGTACTAAAAAGTCTAATTCTTTAATTATAGGGTCTACAGAGGAGTTAAGTGCAGGACAATTAGTTAATTTTCCAGTAAGGTTTATAGATAGAAATGATTACAAAATTTTGAACAGGTATACCGTTTTAGTTAAACAATATATTATATCTAGAGAAGCGCATACTTTTTACCAAACTCTAGAGAATTTTTCTAGTTCGGAGGGTTTGTTTTCTCAAATACAACCAGGTTTGTTAAAGGGTAATATAGAGAGTATAAATGATGAAAATGAAAAAGTCGTTGGTTTTTTTGAAGCTTCATCTGTTTCTTCCAAAAGAATATTTTTTGAGTATAAAGATATTTTTACAGATAAATCTTCTACAGCTAAGTACCCTTATTCTTGTTCATTTATAGCACCTGCAGATGCAAGGAAAGTAATAGAAATTCTTAAAAATAATAGCTACACATGGGTAACAGATGAGCCAGAGCCTTGTACTAATGAGTTTTGCCCTTATGGTGACATAGAAAATGGTCCCAATGTTTATGTAAAAGTAGAATGTGGAGATTGTACCGTTTTTAGTAGTAGTATAGTTCCTGATTTTTGGGAAGATTAA
- a CDS encoding TonB-dependent receptor domain-containing protein, which translates to MKKYIILFLILFFSFTIYSQQKETLITIQFKDSPIKDVLSKIENSYNFNFYFSNNWFSNGKVSGIYKDEKLTTILEDIFKNTDLNYFVDKTNVYVLQNRIVYNELPKIFSAPVNDTTSTKEKKNNTITPVFYNKKSNDLGNSFIETLRIGKSTINDTKSTFILSGYIKQHLNNEPIPNVTIYVKNRNLGVSTNNNGFYEIKLPKGENLIEVSSIGVKAQVKRVFLFNNGQLNFSLKEKIEQLDEIIVDGAQDVNVEETLMGTSEIDSEESKNIPLVLGERNILKVATTLPGITTAGEGATGFNVRGGKTDQNLILLDDAVIYNPSHFFGIFQALNPFTTKSLKVYKGSIPSEFGGRLSSVFDIKSKDGNVDNFAGEASIGPITNNIALELPIVKGKSSFMVGGRSTYSDWVLKSLDDDDLKKSRANFYDVIAKYNHKINDKNDIRATAYYSKDVFSITSDSLYSYNNAVFSLSWDNQLNDKNVGNLSLFNTHYGFNIDYDGDTNTDFAFDYGIVETGFKYKVTYLYNSKHKINYGITSKLYNVTPGNKEPLGDESDVQKINLDKEKGLESALFLSDDFEFNDKLMFNLGVRYSNFTTLGENTTRVYKEGEPKNDETVEEILNFDKNEEVKTYGGIEARVAARYLLKDNLSIKASYNKMYQYIHTLSNNTTGSPIDTWKLSDYNIKPQKAEQFALGIYKNIEGNDYEISLEGYYKLSNNVPDFKTGAELTLNENIETEILQGKGKAYGVEFLVRKNAGDINGWLSYTYSKSFLKLNSEFSEEQVNNGDYFPSNYDKPHNLNLVSNFKITRRFSFSGNFTYQTGRPVTYPIGNFTYQGSDYPIYSDRNKFRIPDYYRLDLSFNVEGNHKLKKLGHSFWNISIYNVLGRNNPYSVYFVTENNEVKAYKSSIFSIPIPTITYNIKF; encoded by the coding sequence ATGAAAAAATATATAATTTTATTTTTAATATTATTCTTTAGTTTTACAATTTACTCTCAGCAAAAAGAAACTTTGATAACTATTCAATTTAAAGATTCTCCTATTAAAGACGTTTTAAGTAAAATTGAAAACAGTTATAACTTTAACTTTTATTTTTCTAATAACTGGTTTAGCAATGGTAAAGTTTCTGGTATTTATAAAGATGAGAAATTAACAACCATTTTAGAAGATATTTTTAAAAATACAGATTTAAATTATTTTGTTGATAAAACAAATGTTTATGTTTTACAGAATAGAATAGTATATAATGAGTTACCTAAAATTTTTTCTGCTCCAGTAAATGATACAACTAGTACTAAAGAGAAAAAAAATAATACTATTACTCCTGTTTTTTACAATAAAAAAAGTAATGATTTAGGTAATAGTTTTATTGAAACTCTTAGGATTGGTAAGTCTACTATAAATGATACTAAAAGTACTTTTATATTAAGTGGTTACATAAAACAACATTTAAATAATGAACCCATTCCTAATGTGACTATATATGTAAAGAATAGAAATTTAGGGGTATCTACAAACAATAATGGTTTTTACGAAATTAAGTTGCCAAAAGGAGAAAACTTAATAGAAGTGAGTTCTATAGGTGTAAAAGCACAAGTAAAAAGAGTCTTTTTATTTAATAATGGACAGTTAAATTTTAGCTTAAAAGAAAAGATAGAACAATTAGATGAAATTATAGTAGATGGCGCACAAGATGTTAATGTAGAAGAAACCTTAATGGGGACTTCAGAAATAGATTCAGAAGAGTCTAAAAACATACCATTGGTTTTAGGAGAAAGAAATATACTAAAAGTAGCAACTACATTACCAGGTATTACCACTGCAGGTGAAGGAGCTACAGGCTTTAATGTAAGAGGAGGTAAAACAGATCAGAATTTAATACTTTTAGATGATGCTGTTATTTATAACCCATCTCATTTTTTTGGTATTTTCCAGGCTTTAAATCCCTTTACAACAAAGAGTTTAAAAGTTTATAAAGGCAGTATTCCTTCAGAATTTGGAGGACGCTTATCATCAGTCTTTGATATAAAATCTAAAGATGGTAATGTAGATAATTTTGCTGGCGAGGCATCTATAGGGCCAATTACAAATAATATAGCATTAGAACTTCCTATTGTTAAAGGTAAATCGTCATTTATGGTTGGTGGTAGATCTACTTATTCAGACTGGGTTCTTAAATCATTAGACGATGATGATTTAAAAAAGAGTAGGGCAAATTTTTATGATGTAATAGCAAAGTATAATCATAAAATTAATGATAAAAATGATATAAGAGCTACAGCATACTATAGTAAAGATGTTTTTAGTATAACTTCAGATTCTTTATACAGTTATAATAATGCAGTTTTTTCGCTAAGTTGGGACAATCAATTAAATGATAAAAACGTGGGGAATTTATCTCTTTTTAATACTCACTACGGATTTAACATAGATTATGATGGGGATACAAATACTGACTTTGCTTTTGATTACGGAATAGTAGAAACAGGTTTTAAATACAAAGTAACTTATTTATATAATAGCAAGCATAAAATTAACTATGGAATAACTAGTAAGTTATATAATGTTACCCCAGGTAATAAAGAGCCTTTAGGAGATGAGTCTGATGTGCAAAAAATTAACTTGGATAAAGAAAAAGGACTAGAATCAGCTCTTTTCTTATCAGATGACTTTGAATTTAATGATAAATTAATGTTTAATTTGGGAGTTAGATATTCAAACTTTACAACTTTAGGAGAAAATACAACAAGAGTTTATAAAGAAGGAGAACCTAAAAATGATGAAACAGTAGAAGAGATATTAAACTTTGATAAAAATGAAGAAGTAAAAACTTATGGAGGGATAGAAGCTAGAGTAGCTGCTAGATATTTACTAAAAGATAATTTATCTATTAAGGCTAGTTATAATAAAATGTATCAATACATACACACTTTATCTAATAATACTACGGGTTCTCCTATTGATACTTGGAAACTATCAGACTATAACATTAAACCTCAAAAAGCAGAACAGTTTGCTTTAGGAATATATAAAAATATAGAGGGTAATGATTATGAAATAAGTTTAGAAGGGTACTACAAATTGTCTAATAATGTGCCAGATTTTAAAACAGGAGCAGAGTTAACTTTAAATGAAAATATTGAAACTGAAATTTTGCAAGGTAAAGGAAAAGCATATGGAGTAGAATTTTTAGTGCGTAAAAATGCAGGAGATATAAATGGTTGGTTAAGTTACACATATTCTAAATCTTTTTTAAAGTTAAACAGTGAGTTTTCCGAAGAGCAAGTTAATAATGGCGATTATTTCCCTTCAAATTATGACAAACCACATAATTTAAATTTGGTTTCTAATTTTAAAATAACCCGTAGGTTTAGCTTCTCAGGTAATTTTACATATCAAACAGGAAGACCAGTAACATACCCTATAGGTAATTTTACATATCAAGGATCAGATTATCCAATTTATAGCGACAGAAATAAGTTTAGAATACCAGATTATTATAGGTTAGATTTAAGTTTTAATGTAGAAGGTAATCATAAACTTAAAAAGTTAGGACATAGTTTTTGGAACATATCTATATACAATGTACTAGGAAGAAATAATCCTTATTCGGTTTATTTTGTAACAGAGAACAATGAAGTTAAGGCTTATAAAAGCTCTATTTTTTCTATTCCAATTCCTACCATAACCTATAATATTAAATTTTAA